One region of Plasmodium vivax chromosome 7, whole genome shotgun sequence genomic DNA includes:
- a CDS encoding hypothetical protein, conserved (encoded by transcript PVX_099045A) → MRKTCQVCKQKLFQYVCPSCEIVYCSLECYKRHNDECVQNFQENQVRENIKNNQLTDLEKREFKFKLRRFYEQGGGGAEGGEEQDEEEEEEEEGIAGEEEGTADGEEGAANEGAPHKADPDETQSAARPDASPTAQNGHLKKWCISNKRYKVLTELAKSDQLKMDHLTQTEQKQFFSFLKSNDMNAHIAKFQPWWLNCVIKKVRTPEHICCNRDVNENVKFMVIEIVYSYCYLLRIFNESLDSKELCYCFLYMASCLDRFSLPESNVYSTVHNLFQRILENDEIAREKGILYNVVTDVTSILKLKDLLLRCLYETKKFFKKEIQKMNCKKDKMGSNLSAVKKMAALLQEQKHFKYVNKKITFLCSYANYHYDLFDSVTKQLDRFYSEQCRGMSLASNEKREVVLSKEVP, encoded by the coding sequence atgaggaagacgTGCCAGGTGTGCAAGCAGAAGCTGTTTCAGTACGTGTGTCCCTCCTGCGAAATCGTCTACTGCAGCCTCGAATGCTACAAAAGGCACAATGACGAGTGCGTGCAGAATTTCCAGGAAAACCAAGTGAGggagaatataaaaaataaccagCTGACCGATTTGGAGAAGCGGGAATTCAAGTTCAAGCTGAGGAGGTTCTACGAGCAAGGCGGGGGGggcgcagaagggggagaggagcaagatgaggaagaagaggaagaagaggagggaaTCGCTggtgaggaagaaggaacCGCTGATGGGGAAGAGGGAGCCGCTAATGAGGGGGCCCCACATAAGGCAGATCCAGACGAAACACAGTCCGCCGCGCGTCCCGACGCGTCTCCCACcgcgcaaaatgggcaccTGAAAAAATGGTGCATTAGCAACAAACGGTACAAAGTGCTGACGGAGCTGGCCAAGAGCGACCAGCTGAAGATGGACCACCTGACGCAAACGGAGCAGAAGCAGTTCTTCTCATTCCTAAAGAGCAACGACATGAACGCCCACATAGCAAAGTTCCAACCATGGTGGCTAAATTGCGTAATAAAAAAGGTCCGCACACCTGAACACATATGCTGTAATAGAGACGTAAATGAAAATGTCAAGTTCATGGTGATCGAAATTGTTTACAGCTACTGCTATTTACTGcgcatttttaatgaaagcCTTGACAGTAAAGAACTTTGTTACTGCTTCCTTTACATGGCTAGCTGCCTGGACAGGTTTAGCCTCCCGGAAAGCAACGTATACAGCACTGtgcataatttatttcaGAGGATCCtcgaaaatgatgaaatcGCTCGAGAGAAAGGAATCCTCTACAACGTCGTGACGGATGTTACCAGTATCTTAAAGCTAAAGGATCTGTTGCTTAGGTGTTTGTATGAAAcgaaaaagttttttaaaaaggaaatccaaaaaatgaattgcaaaaaggataaaatggGGAGTAATCTCAGTGCCGTTAAGAAGATGGCTGCACTTTTACAGGaacaaaaacattttaaatatgtaaataaaaaaattacctttcTGTGTAGCTACGCCAATTACCATTATGATCTGTTTGACTCGGTGACGAAGCAACTTGACAGGTTCTACAGTGAGCAGTGCAGGGGGATGTCTCTCGCGTCTAACGAGAAGAGGGAAGTTGTGCTCTCCAAGGAGGTACCCTAA
- a CDS encoding hypothetical protein, conserved (encoded by transcript PVX_099050A), with product MVVLTCLTVLLAKIGSVLNLEEALFNGSLSFGINLSNLFTDNHVKVSELKINAAYLFDPSPRIDLNLALSALKGVHAIGERGSSGGSEWEDTSTTGGASPYGGETNPWSRISREAFFKKNEQHTEEFMKGMPMPYHINNIADAVREINFYFNQRRKTHHEELLYRGTYRPEIYTDGYIIIAITFMYTFCIKIILEGYIRGKNVAKKYIAKVSTLFCFFLILKNLLSYFPAMLSSTVCLIMTFYFYSISMNPCEKIPFLKKYSIKKEPIGWVLIVFAESILIGNILYHAVCTPRVLIILASYIPSEALLRMACLLFLLLIGYFIFLLMISNLVSAKKAQNFVFSFTSSYLIVSCCTYFYNVFSLKVLSDTSIFQIEPMMFFSYSPKFVFNAQNGVALAFTFVITALSMSMPKLLKVTRGYSAQGGKRRKGDSSSASRGAYDVILNCFA from the coding sequence ATGGTCGTCCTGACCTGCCTCACCGTTTTGCTTGCTAAGATAGGCTCCGTGCTGAACCTGGAGGAGGCGCTCTTCAACGGTAGCCTCAGCTTCGGAATCAACTTGTCTAATTTGTTTACGGACAATCATGTGAAGGTAAGCGAGTTGAAGATAAATGCCGCCTACCTGTTTGATCCGTCTCCCCGAATCGATTTGAACTTGGCATTATCGGCCCTAAAGGGGGTACACGCTATCGGCGAGAGGGGCAGCAGTGGTGGAAGCGAATGGGAGGATACTTCCACGACGGGGGGTGCCTCCCCCTATGGAGGGGAAACAAACCCGTGGAGCCGCATATCCAGAGAGGCcttctttaaaaagaatgagCAGCACACGGAAGAGTTCATGAAAGGCATGCCCATGCCCTACCACATAAACAACATTGCAGATGCGGTTCGCGAGATAAACTTTTATTTCAACCAAAGGAGGAAGACCCACCATGAGGAGCTGCTCTACAGAGGAACATACAGACCGGAGATTTACACAGATGGGTACATCATCATAGCAATAACTTTTATGTACACtttttgtattaaaataattttggagGGATACATTCGAGGGAAGAACGTTGCGAAGAAGTATATAGCGAAAGTATCgactttattttgcttctttttaattttaaaaaatttgttgaGCTACTTTCCAGCCATGTTATCCTCAACCGTTTGTCTCATCAtgacattttatttctactcCATTTCTATGAACCCTTGCGAGAAaataccttttttaaaaaaatacagcatCAAAAAAGAACCCATAGGATGGGTTCTAATCGTATTTGCAGAATCGATTCTAATtggaaatatattataccaTGCTGTATGTACCCCCAGAGTGTTaatcattttggctagctataTTCCAAGTGAAGCGTTACTGAGGATGGcttgcctcctttttcttctcctcattggatacttcatatttttactaatGATAAGTAACCTGGTGTCAGCGAAGAAGGCACAgaattttgtattttccttCACCTCATCCTATTTAATTGTATCCTGCTGTACATACTTTTACAATGTGTTTTCTCTTAAAGTGTTAAGCGATACGAGCATATTTCAGATCGAGCCcatgatgtttttttcctattctcctaaatttgtttttaatgcTCAGAATGGAGTTGCGTTGGCTTTCACGTTTGTGATCACCGCCTTGTCTATGTCCATGCCCAAGTTGCTGAAAGTCACCAGGGGGTACTccgcccagggggggaaaaggagaaagggggactcctcctccgcttcgcgCGGCGCCTACGACGTTATTCTGAACTGCTTCGCTTAA
- a CDS encoding hypothetical protein, conserved (encoded by transcript PVX_099055A), with amino-acid sequence MKSCVTLLFLFCACVKYVSCQADQIINEKLTKLVFLSCNYQKGKPNETLIKSVEKKKPQLMLWVGDYFYSECKELKCLHEVYDYIKKDPFYIGLKKKFVIDGIYDDHDYNKNNGDKLYEHKKESKTQYLNYLNVPKNDFRYKRNGAYISKLYVDPENEKNQVKIIILDTRYNKDPYPFYAPDSYHDSLMHIFVSFVVRFHAALFGLHCDSKNDILGNEQWTWLEKELTNSSARAHIVISSMQIFSNHIVNENWGLMPFAQKRLKHLMNKTKPKGLLFLSGDVHFGSIIGNEENVLEVTSSSVNQENIFSYINKYFVYFSTNLLNKKSPFDLNNIFSYNNFGSLSISYVNDDEIKIKSAIHDSDGNEIIVANQTFNKKKNVYQKTQNLHLLHDDIATFTCKSNAKVGIHVVIYVLFVLWFLQIIFIFCKLLGFCKQKKVADKTKGE; translated from the exons ATGAAAAGTTGCGTAACTTTACTTTTTCTGTTCTGCGCATGTGTCAAGTATGTGAGTTGCCAAGCGGACCAAATAATTAACGAAAAATTGACCAAGCTGGTTTTTTTGAGCTGTAAttaccaaaaggggaagccaaATGAGACGCTAATAAAATCggtggagaagaagaagccacAACTTATGCTCTGGGTTGGAGATTATTTTTACTCAGAATGTAAAGAATTGAAATGCCTGCATGAAGTGTATGATTATATTAAGAAGGATCCCTTCTACatagggttaaaaaaaaagtttgtaATAGATGGCATATATGATGATCAcgattataataaaaataatggagATAAACTGTATGAACACAAGAAGGAAAGCAAAACGCAGTACTTAAACTATCTGAATGTGCCAAAAAATGACTTCAGGTACAAACGGAATGGTGCATACATTTCGAAATTGTATGTAGACccggaaaatgaaaagaatcAAGTGAAGATCATCATTTTAGACACCAGATATAACAAAGACCCGTACCCCTTTTATGCGCCTGACTCATACCATGACAGTTTGATGCATATATTCGTTTCGTTCGTTGTTCGCTTTCACGCCGCCCTGTTCGGTTTGCACTGCGACAGCAAGAATGACATTTTGGGCAATGAGCAGTGGACGTGGTTGGAGAAGGAGCTCACCAACTCGAGTGCGCGCGCGCACATTGTCATTTCGTCCATGCAG ATTTTCTCCAACCATATAGTAAACGAGAACTGGGGATTAATGCCATTCGCCCAAAAGCGACTAAAACATTTGATGAATAAAACCAAGCCGAAGGGGCTACTCTTCCTAAGCGGTGATGTGCACTTTGGCAGCATAATTGGAAACGAAGAAAATGTGCTGGAAGTCACAAGCAGCAGTGTAAACCAGGAGAACATATTTAGCTACATCAACAAGTATTTCGTTTATTTCTCCACCAACTTGCTGAACAAGAAGAGTCCCTTCGATTTAAAcaacatattttcatataacaATTTTGGCTCACTTAGCATATCATACGTAAACGACgacgaaataaaaataaaatccgcAATTCATGACTCGGATGGTAACGAAATTATAGTGGCCAACCAAacgtttaataaaaaaaaaaacgtctaTCAGAAAACGCAGAACTTGCATTTATTGCATGATGACATAGCGACGTTCACGTGTAAGAGCAATGCAAAGGTGGGTATACACGTCGTAATTTACGTACTGTTTGTGTTGTggtttttgcaaattattttcatcttttgTAAGCTGCTCGGATTTTGTAAGCAAAAGAAGGTCGCAGACAAGACGAAGGGGGAGTAA
- a CDS encoding hypothetical protein, conserved (encoded by transcript PVX_099060A) → MNYQNLKCSELKDLLAKRGLPSHGKKNELLERLLNYEKENPHLVSSSPYILHSGSNKGNNSDQGTNLEASSSTDAQGGHPNGAEANVERFEKDNNHVEEEGGSNGGSNGGSNEGSNGGSNEGSNEGSAEEEEHEEANYKSSSSQYIGSQKKKKTLSVNNREEEFKKADFGKMKNYFKNILTSNANDEGSKYYKNDEKAEANKNVSQSNDEEKKTKVVIPKITFSESSLSTKNTLQKNIISPPEDNLYLTEEKKRELRKKRFGVVSTDEVLESRAKRFCIVTQKMEEENKRKRAERFGLNKGKLNDSEMKRKRAERFGLVKESDKLKARALRFGIK, encoded by the exons ATGAACTACCAAAATTTGAAGTGCTCAGAGTTGAAGGACCTGTTGGCCAAAAGGGGGCTCCCGTCCCATGGCAAGAAG AACGAGCTCCTAGAACGGCTGTTAAAttacgaaaaagaaaacccccatttggtgagcAGTAGCCCGTACATATTGCATAGCGGGAGCAATAAAGGGAACAACTCGGACCAGGGAACCAACCTCGAGGCGTCATCGTCCACGGATGCACAAGGAGGCCATCCGAACGGCGCAGAGGCAAATGTGGAGAGATTCGAAAAGGATAATAACCAcgtagaggaagaaggaggaagcaacGGAGGAAGCAACGGAGGAAGTAACGAAGGAAGCAACGGAGGAAGCAACGAAGGGAGCAACGAAGGGAGCgccgaagaagaagaacacgAAGAGGCCAATTACAAGTCGTCTTCATCACAATACATTGggtctcaaaaaaaaaaaaaaactttatcAGTTAATAACAGAGAggaagaatttaaaaaagcggactttggaaaaatgaaaaattattttaaaaacattttaacgTCGAATGCCAACGATGAGGGATCcaaatattacaaaaatgatgagaaagcggaggcaaataaaaacgtaAGTCAAAGTAAtgatgaggagaagaaaaccAAAGTGGTCATTCCGAAGATTACCTTTTCGGAGAGTTCCCTGTCCACGAAGAACACCCTGCAGAAGAATatcatttcccccccag aagATAATCTTTACCTgacggaggagaaaaagagggAGCTTCGAAAAAAGCGATTCG GCGTCGTTTCCACGGATGAGGTCTTGGAGTCCAGAGCCAAGAG ATTCTGCATTGTGactcaaaaaatggaagaggagaacaaaaggaagagagCGGAGCGCTTCGGCCTGAACAAG GGCAAGCTGAACGACTccgaaatgaagaggaagcgcGCCGAGAGGTTCGGCCTGGTCAAAGAG AGTGATAAGCTGAAAGCCAGGGCACTCAGATTTGGCATAAAATAA
- a CDS encoding hypothetical protein, conserved (encoded by transcript PVX_099065A), whose product MSSVRWVHRKGQNCEKRVISLNEIKERYLNDAANQRKDRRNEKPFRDGINADTGGKKGKKKLITFYEKKPEKTANQQRGLSEKNVSIHFGKKKYCCSGEKGETKNGCSGCGGNVAPPGGQHGQHGAFGSAIDMGRAAIGGICGIGGTATIGRPLGGGSNPGPPHHAQPQVNINLDVNIQWNKQNGKIEKDICHVGGTSTFHGEKRTWHPTEGDREGNTEDDGEGNIRVPISEKRSGENGNWSDSPVGTAYPLSSEEVLLRGAKQQKEYEQDRKKKKKIILSINKISNILKKKILKYLTRWREHSIVRPPRPVYKKYSKIISPTENHHGGKNGGSLTALSGHTTQSAFPRRVDMPLLSFQRVPNGGNYPERGIPNPLGGGVPQGGSKEETSLRVNTEETIPKSELSHCNESGVPPFAKKNSKECLKVYRQLSQRKVLTNTLIDSFNDVDIHDQRKKKKYLKFFSILLCLFLRRHMHRQLSVFFSEEKRSIRKFINSRVYAVTILEGALKRREKKKALRQLALLEREKRGGREDKQTLHHYGDHPIESNSTEESSVLKSAPHPVEPSHRDNSLHDHRVADCTEENEPKLTPSRSHEKPCFGKPKIFRTDDFAMFFKKKILKEKDDILQKCLLRSKSDAVLDFLKMSRMENFSKKATCSSAVLNFPDAVYYNEDMRSSTLLDRFFTATYSPEVHTGHHHPHRDKIHLSFYEHMSDNCTMVRSSVDYHHSQNKRETYMHFKRECFETGGGNCTDSARQSGTGGKERLPTSVADAINTAGAKVGSTSDVMNKLGCLIGDSNFLSGVTAGGGNQMDDSSEEDVNDKRCRMFFKQFKKQLTMKCREAAPGEELRGDDRHSGEDHLGEADEAQNGLSLSDLNSTVGVSKDGATYT is encoded by the exons aTGTCCTCCGTCAGGTGGGTGCACAGGAAGGGGCAGAACTGCGAAAAGCGAGTCATCTCGCTGAACGAAATCAAAGAGAGGTACCTGAACGACGCCGCAAACCAGAGGAAGGACAGACGGAATGAGAAACCTTTTCGCGATGGGATAAACGCAGacacggggggaaaaaagggaaaaaaaaaactcataacattttacgaaaaaaagcCAGAAAAAACTGCTAATCAGCAAAGGGGGttgagcgaaaaaaatgtcagtatccattttgggaaaaaaaaatattgctgttcaggtgaaaaaggagaaacgaaAAATGGCTGTTCGGGGTGCGGCGGGAATGTGGCCCCCCCTGGTGGTCAACATGGTCAACATGGGGCGTTTGGGAGCGCTATCGATATGGGAAGAGCGGCAATAGGAGGAATATGCGGAATAGGCGGAACAGCCACAATAGGCAGacccttgggggggggaagcaacccGGGTCCTCCTCACCATGCGCAGCCACAAGTGAACATTAACCTAGACGTGAACATTCAATGGAACAAACAAAACgggaaaattgaaaaggacaTCTGCCATGTAGGGGGCACGAGCACCTTTCACGGGGAGAAGCGAACGTGGCATCCTACAGAAGGTGACAGAGAAGGTAACACAGAAGATGATGGCGAAGGGAACATACGGGTGCCCATCAGTGAGAAGCGCTCCGGGGAGAATGGCAACTGGAGTGACTCCCCTGTAGG AACAGCCTACCCCCTCAGTAGTGAGGAGGTCCTCCTAAGGGGAGCGAAGCAACAGAAGGAGTATGAACaggatagaaaaaaaaaaaaaaaaattatcctatcaattaacaaaattagtaacattttaaaaaaaaaaattttgaagtacTTAACACGTTGGAGGGAACATTCGATAGTGAGGCCCCCCCGTCCCGtctacaaaaaatattccaaaaTTATTTCCCCAACGGAGAATCATCATGGGGGTAAAAACGGGGGGTCCCTCACCGCACTGTCGGGACACACCACACAGAGTGCATTCCCACGGAGGGTAGATATGCCTTTGTTGTCTTTTCAAAGAgtgccaaacggggggaacTATCCCGAGCGGGGAATTCCCAATCCCCTGGGGGGAGGAGTACCACAGGGTGGATCAAAGGAAGAAACTTCTTTACGGGTGAACACAGAGGAGACCATCCCAAAGAGCGAACTCTCACACTGCAACGAATCGGGGGTACCcccatttgcaaaaaaaaacagcaaagaATGTTTAAAGGTGTATAGGCAGCTTTCCCAGAGGAAGGTCCTGACGAACACGCTGATTGACAGCTTCAACGATGTGGACATACACGACCagcggaaaaagaaaaagtacctcaagtttttttccattttgctgtgCCTCTTCCTGAGGAGGCACATGCACAGGCAGTTGTCTGTGTTTTTTTCG GAAGAAAAGCGAAGCATACGGAAGTTCATCAACAGTAGAGTATATGCTGTGACCATCCTGGAGGGGGCGCTAAAacggagggagaaaaaaaaagcgctgAGGCAGTTGGCACTGttggagagggagaagcggggggGCAGAGAGGATAAGCAAACGCTCCACCATTATGGTGACCACCCCATAGAGAGCAACAGCACCGAGGAGAGCAGCGTTTTGAAGAGCGCGCCGCACCCGGTTGAGCCTTCACACCGAGATAACTCCTTGCATGATCACCGCGTTGCCGATTGTACGGAGGAAAACGAACCAAAACTCACCCCCAGTAGGAGCCACGAAAAGCCCTGCTTTGGCAAGCCGAAAATCTTTAGGACAGACGACTTTGCCatgttcttcaaaaaaaaaatactaaaagaaaaagatgacattttgcaaaagtgtcTGTTGAGATCCAAATCAGATGCAGTGttagattttttaaaaatgagtcGGATGGAAAATTTCTCCAAAAAAGCTACCTGCAGTTCAGCCGTTTTAAATTTCCCCGATGCTGTTTATTACAATGAGGATATGAGGAGCTCTACACTCCTCGATCGGTTCTTCACAGCTACGTACAGCCCGGAGGTGCACACTGGCCACCACCATCCCCACAGAGATAAAATACACCTGTCCTTCTATGAGCATATGAGTGACAATTGCACAATGGTACGTAGCTCAGTGGATTACCACCACAGTCAGAACAAACGGGAAACCTACATGCACTTTAAAAGGGAGTGTTTCGAAACGGGGGGGGGTAACTGTACGGATTCAGCTAGGCAAAGTGGCACCGGAGGTAAGGAACGCCTTCCTACAAGCGTAGCAGATGCGATTAATACCGCTGGCGCGAAGGTGGGATCCACCTCGGACGTCATGAATAAACTGGGGTGTCTCATTGGGGACTCAAACTTCCTGAGCGGCGTGACGgccggggggggaaaccaGATGGACGACTCCAGTGAGGAGGACGTCAATGACAAAAGGTGCAGGATGTTCTTTAAGCAGTTTAAGAAGCAGCTCACCATGAAGTGTAGGGAAGCAGCGCCGGGGGAGGAACTGCGTGGCGATGACCGCCACAGCGGGGAAGACCATCTCGGCGAAGCGGACGAGGCGCAAAACGGGCTGAGCCTCAGCGACCTGAACAGCACCGTGGGGGTGTCAAAAGATGGGGCGACGTATACGTGA
- a CDS encoding hypothetical protein, conserved (encoded by transcript PVX_099070A), protein MAPSGLLPKSVLQYLLANSAAKLTPPNGTTHFSTAKIPESLKALYEKKVEQMELRKKKLEEKKKKMDKVQISKERKNKFKSSKGQHNVF, encoded by the coding sequence ATGGCGCCCAGCGGCCTCCTTCCCAAGTCGGTGCTCCAGTACCTACTTGCAAACAGCGCCGCTAAATTGACCCCGCCAAACGGGACAACCCACTTCAGCACAGCGAAAATCCCGGAGAGCTTAAAAGCGTTGTACGAGAAGAAGGTAGAACAAATGGAATTGCGAAAGAAAAAGttggaagagaaaaaaaaaaaaatggacaaggTTCAAATTTCCaaggaacgaaaaaataaattcaagTCCTCCAAGGGGCAGCACAACGTCTTTTAG
- a CDS encoding eukaryotic initiation factor 3, gamma subunit domain containing protein (encoded by transcript PVX_099075A): protein MKIRKHDFVLIDDELKCRLHKVVDMKIKIKKNYLNLIFLVNKKYGSTYTYVNNKWVRSKKKKNKLEIDFQGDIKGTNKDIFQNANSQKLTEENILELKENPNENPYEVIKQLVDNSSTYKDKTVISKFKYIEKKLKRHLCQFTVYECSIVNLVNFYYKYFPEKISSVRVDYLSYLLFHLNRDVLLPWEGDSQGGGETAEGEESTQMFCEDTEKFDANPSANHLHTFSTRKPNVIIYDDSFGLLTSTLNIVYAHHVNIFSLIYKNASNSIIPSFGIPKSANIAKVSILHASHATRLNTGEWLAIDGRCELIGKGGEAREAVEVGEAVEVGEAAQVGDAPEGECRKRRMDQVDHVGNLPCPAADQTADPTTDAAPPTNKRAKNAHEDEADEGDKADEVHSTIAPDHPPQLQHMLIDHMNSRGAEAFVAIISSDFIYSTNTDVCLLVDTLINVALKFLKNDSKLIIHTDDLNLSSLFLKGLMDTGSFINVKLNEFLLREQQVVKRRTHPVIKNAKLGDGFLLTALKVEGAA from the coding sequence ATGAAAATCCGGAAGCACGACTTCGTCCTGATCGACGACGAACTCAAGTGCCGGCTGCACAAAGTGGTGGacatgaaaataaaaataaaaaaaaactacctcaatttgattttccttgtgaataaaaaatacggcTCGACATACACGTACGTAAACAACAAGTGGGTTAggagcaaaaagaaaaaaaataaattagaaATCGATTTTCAAGGAGATATCAAAGGAACAAACAAGGACATCTTCCAGAATGCAAACTCGCAAAAGTTAACAGAAGAGAATATCTTAGAGCTGAAAGAAAACCCCAACGAAAATCCCTACGAAGTTATAAAACAGCTGGTAGACAATTCCTCCACGTATAAAGACAAAACGGTCATatcaaaatttaaatatatagaaaaaaaactgaaaaggCATTTGTGCCAGTTTACTGTTTACGAGTGTAGCATTGTTAACttggttaatttttactaCAAATATTTTCCCGAAAAAATCTCCTCCGTTAGGGTTGATTATCTATCCTATTTGTTGTTCCACTTAAATAGGGACGTCCTTCTCCCCTGGGAGGGGGACTCACAAGGTGGTGGCGAAACGgcggaaggggaggaaagcACGCAAATGTTTTGTGAAGATACGGAAAAATTTGATGCAAATCCCAGCGCAAACCACCTGCACACCTTCTCCACGCGAAAACCAAATGTAATCATTTACGACGACTCGTTTGGCCTACTAACGAGCACGCTCAACATCGTCTATGCCCACCAcgtgaatattttttctttgattTATAAAAACGCCTCCAATTCTATCATCCCCAGCTTTGGCATTCCCAAAAGTGCAAACATTGCAAAGGTTAGCATCCTGCACGCCTCCCACGCGACGCGACTGAACACGGGGGAGTGGCTCGCCATCGACGGGAGGTGCGAGCTCATtgggaaagggggggaagcgagaGAAGCGGTAGAAGTGGGCGAAGCGGTAGAAGTGGGCGAAGCGGCCCAAGTGGGGGACGCACCCGAAGGGGAATGTCGCAAGCGGAGAATGGACCAGGTCGACCACGTTGGGAATCTCCCCTGCCCCGCGGCTGACCAGACGGCCGACCCCACGACCGACGCAGCGCCCCCCACCAACAAGCGTGCAAAGAATGCACACGAGGACGAAGCGGACGAGGGGGACAAAGCGGACGAGGTGCACAGCACAATCGCGCCCGACCACCCCCCACAGCTGCAACACATGCTGATAGACCACATGAACAGCCGAGGCGCGGAAGCATTCGTCGCCATCATTTCGAGCGACTTCATCTACAGCACGAACACAGACGTGTGTCTCCTCGTAGACACACTCATCAACGTGGCCCTCAAGTTCCTGAAAAATGATAGCAAGCTAATTATCCACACGGACGATTTAAATTTGTCGAGTCTATTCTTAAAGGGTCTAATGGATACCGGCTCGTTCATAAACGTGAAGCTCAATGAGTTTTTGCTTCGAGAGCAGcaggtggtgaagcggcgcaCGCACCCAGTCATCAAGAACGCCAAGCTGGGCGACGGGTTTTTGCTCACCGCGCTCAAGGTCGAGGGGGCCGCCTAG
- a CDS encoding 26S proteasome regulatory subunit, putative (encoded by transcript PVX_099080A): MENDIFEKSKNELERIYLSKHVVVHPIVLLSVVDHYNRIASNTKKRVLGTILGEKIDGVVHLTNSYALPFEEDIKDINIFFVDDHYNENLFNMIRKINTREKIVGWYTTGSNIKPNDIFINEIFYKYHHAPIFLLVNVHTDQSVFPVNAYVAIEKAISDNKFRKTFIHIPVTIGAFEAEDVGVEFLLKELKSVSTSTLATKVGDKLSSLKSLIAKLHEISAYLSDILSGNIEMNIKILYNLQNVFSLLPDTENPELVEAFMVKNNDIMLNVFIGSITRSVIALHNLINNKIENKINAEKKKQLDVSKDAEEDKDRDADKEREKQKKKN; the protein is encoded by the exons atggaaaatgacATCTTCGAGAAGAGCAAAAACGAGTTAGAGAGAATCTACCTGAGCAAGCATGTCGTGGTGCACCCGATAGTACTCCTCTCAGTGGTGGACCACTACAACCGAATAGCTAGTAACACCAAGAAGAGAGTGCTCGGCACAATattaggagaaaaaatagacgGTGTGGTACACCTCACAAATAGTTACGCCTTGCCATTTGAAGAGGACATAAAagatattaacattttttttgtggacgaccattataatgaaaatcTCTTCAACATGATACGCAAGATCAACACGAGAGAGAAGATCGTCGGCTGGTACACCACGGGCTCCAACATTAAACCGAATGACATTTTCATTAACGAGATATTTTATAAGTACCACCACGCGCccatcttcctcctcgtcaaTGTGCACACGGACCAGAGCGTCTTCCCCGTGAATGCCTACGTGGCCATTGAGAAGGCTATCTCGGACAACAAGTTCAGGAAGACCTTCATCCACATCCCCGTCACGATAG GCGCGTTCGAAGCGGAGGACGTCGGAGTGGAGTTCCTGCTGAAGGAGCTGAAGAGCGTGTCGACGTCCACCCTGGCGACCAAAGTGGGCGACAAGCTCTCCTCCCTCAAAAGCCTCATCGCCAAGCTCCACGAAATCTCCGCCTACCTAAGTGACATCCTCAGCGGAAACATAGAAATGAACATCAAAATTCTGTATAACCTCCAAAACGTCTTTAGCCTCCTCCCAGACACAGAGAACCCAGAGCTAGTGGAGGCCTTCATGGTCAAAAATAATGACATCATGTTGAACGTCTTCATTGGGAGCATCACCCGGTCGGTCATTGCCCTCCACAATTTGATTaacaacaaaattgaaaataaaataaacgcagagaagaagaagcagctcGACGTCTCCAAGGACGCCGAGGAGGACAAGGATAGAGACGCAGACAAGGAGAGGgaaaagcagaagaagaaaaactaG